One Myxococcaceae bacterium JPH2 DNA window includes the following coding sequences:
- a CDS encoding aminotransferase class I/II-fold pyridoxal phosphate-dependent enzyme, protein MALDLTSLPRPTRDDSTVGTMVRGLVGSEILRIAAEIRELVAKGRKVCNLTVGDFSPKEFPIPQGLGQGIGAALQAGETNYPPSDGVLELRQAVQRFYERSLGLKYPLEGIVVAGGARPIIYGTYRAVLDAGDEVIYPVPSWNNNHYAHMLGARSVVVPTDPEKGFMPTLEQLAPHLATARLLCLCSPLNPTGTMVDPGALRAIAQRIVDENKSREQRGQKPLILMYDHIYWVLTFGKTKHVTPVELVPEIAPYTVFVDGISKAFAATGVRVGWGVGPPSIISRMRDVLGHVGAWAPKAEQVATARYLDDTAACETYLQAMRRSVDVRLEALYQGFERMRAAGLPVRAIAPQGAIYLSVRFDLVGKGDLKTNDDIRKRLLEKASFAVVPFQAFGLNEDSGWFRLSVGATSVAEIEEALPRVEATVREVLAAR, encoded by the coding sequence ATGGCCCTGGACCTCACTTCCCTTCCGCGCCCCACGCGTGACGACTCGACCGTCGGCACCATGGTGCGTGGGCTCGTTGGCAGCGAAATCCTCCGCATCGCGGCGGAGATTCGCGAGCTGGTCGCCAAGGGGCGCAAGGTGTGCAACCTCACGGTGGGCGACTTCAGCCCCAAGGAGTTCCCCATCCCGCAGGGGCTGGGGCAGGGCATCGGCGCCGCGCTCCAGGCGGGCGAGACGAACTACCCGCCCTCGGATGGTGTGCTGGAGCTGCGTCAGGCGGTGCAGCGCTTCTATGAGCGCTCGCTGGGCCTGAAGTATCCGCTGGAGGGAATCGTGGTGGCCGGCGGCGCGCGGCCCATCATCTATGGCACCTATCGGGCGGTGCTCGATGCGGGCGACGAGGTCATCTACCCGGTGCCCTCGTGGAACAACAACCACTACGCGCACATGCTCGGGGCCCGCAGCGTGGTGGTGCCCACGGACCCAGAGAAGGGCTTCATGCCCACGCTGGAGCAACTTGCTCCGCACCTCGCGACCGCGCGGCTCCTATGCCTGTGCAGCCCGCTGAACCCCACGGGCACCATGGTGGACCCGGGCGCGCTGCGTGCGATTGCCCAGCGCATCGTGGATGAGAACAAGTCGCGTGAGCAGCGCGGGCAGAAGCCGCTCATCCTGATGTACGACCACATCTACTGGGTGCTCACCTTCGGGAAGACGAAGCACGTGACGCCCGTGGAGCTGGTGCCGGAGATTGCCCCGTACACGGTGTTCGTGGATGGCATCAGCAAGGCCTTCGCGGCGACGGGCGTGCGCGTGGGCTGGGGCGTGGGTCCGCCGTCCATCATCTCGCGCATGCGCGACGTGCTGGGCCACGTGGGCGCGTGGGCGCCCAAGGCCGAGCAGGTGGCGACGGCGCGCTACCTGGATGACACCGCCGCGTGCGAGACGTACCTCCAGGCCATGCGCCGCAGCGTGGACGTGCGACTGGAGGCGCTGTACCAGGGCTTCGAGCGCATGCGCGCCGCCGGCCTTCCGGTGCGCGCCATCGCGCCGCAGGGCGCCATCTACCTGTCCGTCCGCTTCGACCTGGTGGGCAAGGGCGACCTGAAGACGAACGACGACATCCGCAAGCGGCTGCTGGAGAAGGCCAGCTTCGCGGTGGTGCCGTTCCAGGCGTTCGGCCTCAACGAGGACTCGGGCTGGTTCCGCCTCTCGGTGGGCGCCACGTCCGTGGCGGAAATCGAAGAGGCCCTCCCCCGCGTGGAGGCCACCGTGCGCGAGGTCCTCGCGGCGCGCTGA
- a CDS encoding DUF1028 domain-containing protein: MKHLTQRLLLLSSFLMLGAGTAQAAPPKSINTRIFGTRAIVACDPVGHQCGMAVISFPTGITSLVPYGRSDIAVATMALPSVDDAQAIIARIDGGATPQAAIDSVMAEDPYGPIRQLAAVKLHPDGSITLGQTSGNQTADATCAVKGATYVVQANSMSTGTICQAMADGFEQATGSFPLRLLQALKAGARVGGDVNGERSGVVRVWNTTADSSFYTHVLADAVVNSSYNALDELDVQLHRYLGVLAAQDPADRIPLDKPTVKHLKKVLHRTGYYNGPMDGTWTDAADTALAGLVWNNCFFEKPTTVVNGTRMVDGPLVRFIRDVDPRALAPAAAAP; encoded by the coding sequence ATGAAGCACCTGACGCAGCGCCTGCTCCTCCTCTCTTCCTTCCTCATGCTCGGCGCGGGTACTGCGCAGGCCGCACCGCCCAAGTCCATCAACACGCGCATCTTTGGCACGCGCGCCATCGTGGCGTGCGACCCCGTGGGACATCAGTGCGGCATGGCCGTCATCTCGTTCCCCACGGGCATCACCTCCCTGGTTCCCTATGGGCGCTCGGACATCGCCGTCGCCACCATGGCGCTGCCCTCGGTGGATGACGCCCAGGCCATCATCGCGCGCATCGACGGCGGCGCCACGCCCCAGGCCGCCATCGACTCGGTGATGGCCGAGGACCCCTATGGTCCCATCCGCCAGCTCGCCGCGGTGAAGCTGCACCCCGACGGGAGCATCACGCTGGGCCAGACCTCCGGGAACCAGACCGCGGACGCCACGTGCGCCGTGAAGGGCGCCACCTACGTCGTCCAGGCCAACAGCATGTCTACTGGCACCATCTGCCAGGCCATGGCGGATGGCTTCGAGCAGGCCACCGGCAGCTTCCCCCTGCGCCTGCTCCAGGCGCTCAAGGCCGGCGCGCGCGTGGGCGGTGACGTGAACGGCGAGCGCTCGGGCGTCGTGCGCGTGTGGAACACCACCGCGGACAGCTCCTTCTACACGCACGTGCTGGCGGACGCCGTCGTCAACAGCAGCTACAACGCGCTGGACGAGCTGGACGTGCAGCTCCACCGATACCTGGGCGTGCTCGCCGCGCAGGACCCCGCCGACCGCATCCCGCTCGACAAGCCCACGGTGAAGCACCTCAAGAAGGTGCTCCACCGCACGGGGTACTACAACGGCCCCATGGACGGCACGTGGACCGACGCGGCGGACACGGCCCTGGCCGGACTCGTCTGGAACAACTGCTTCTTCGAGAAGCCCACCACCGTGGTGAATGGGACGCGCATGGTGGACGGCCCGCTCGTGCGCTTCATCCGCGACGTGGACCCGCGCGCGCTCGCCCCGGCCGCGGCGGCGCCGTGA
- a CDS encoding AraC family transcriptional regulator, whose translation MSDPISEIIALLQPRAVHSKRISGAGAWGVRSPPFGHPSFCAVLEGRCRLAVDGAGPLILEQGDFVLLPTTPGFVQSGVMPVKPSQVSARASNATGGEVRYGERGGRPDVRLLGGYFEFDSADASLLASLLPTVVHVRGVERLSQLVQWVGDEAMERRPGRELVLRRLVEVLLIEALRVAPEHDAPPGLLRGLADPRLAPALRQMHARVAHPWTVPQLAKVAALSRSAFFARFTKAVGMRPMEYLLAWRMALARNLLRRKDAGIAEVAEAVGYGSASTFSTAFSRHVGKAPRQFARLAAA comes from the coding sequence ATGAGCGATCCCATCTCGGAAATCATCGCGTTGCTGCAGCCGCGTGCCGTGCACTCGAAGCGAATCAGCGGGGCGGGCGCGTGGGGTGTGCGTTCTCCGCCATTCGGTCATCCGAGCTTCTGCGCCGTCCTCGAGGGCCGTTGCCGGCTCGCGGTCGATGGCGCGGGGCCCCTCATCCTGGAGCAGGGGGACTTCGTGTTGCTGCCCACGACCCCAGGCTTCGTGCAGTCGGGGGTCATGCCCGTGAAGCCCTCGCAGGTGTCGGCGCGGGCGAGCAATGCGACGGGGGGCGAGGTGCGCTACGGCGAACGGGGTGGCCGGCCCGATGTGCGGCTGTTGGGCGGCTATTTCGAGTTCGATTCCGCCGACGCGTCGCTGCTCGCGTCGCTCCTGCCCACGGTGGTGCACGTGCGCGGAGTCGAGCGGCTGTCGCAGCTCGTGCAGTGGGTCGGTGATGAGGCGATGGAACGGCGCCCTGGCCGCGAGCTCGTGCTGCGCCGCCTGGTCGAGGTGCTGTTGATCGAAGCGCTCCGCGTGGCCCCGGAGCACGACGCGCCGCCGGGGCTGTTGCGCGGGCTGGCGGACCCTCGCTTGGCGCCAGCGCTGCGTCAGATGCACGCCCGCGTCGCGCATCCGTGGACCGTGCCGCAGCTCGCGAAGGTGGCGGCCCTGTCGCGCTCGGCGTTCTTCGCGCGCTTCACGAAGGCGGTCGGCATGAGGCCGATGGAGTATCTGCTCGCGTGGCGAATGGCACTCGCGCGAAATCTGCTGCGTCGCAAGGACGCGGGGATCGCGGAGGTCGCTGAAGCGGTCGGCTACGGCTCCGCGAGTACGTTCAGCACCGCGTTCAGCCGGCACGTCGGGAAGGCGCCGAGACAGTTCGCCCGCCTTGCCGCGGCGTGA
- a CDS encoding alpha/beta hydrolase yields MSRISLDPRIDPRLKAAFGAMPDAPNPGDVSSREVMLAELQSEAAKMAFAAQSAMFDMMDSEDVAPSKGLRIRTEQFVSAPDGNTVKVLFIRPDSDEPVPCICYLHGGAMQFWSAFDGLYRAWGRLIAAQGVAVAMIDFRNALLPSSAAEVAPFPAGLNDCVSGVKWVHAHAAELNVDASRVIVAGESGGGNLTLATGLKLLRDGDIGLIKGLYALSPYLAGRWPSAETPSSTENNGILLELHNNRGAMAYGIEAFEQRDPLAWPAFASEADVKGLPPTTLYVNECDPLRDEGVRFYRLLARSGVTARCKESIGTVHGAELFAAVCPDVSRDVARDLAAFAR; encoded by the coding sequence ATGTCCCGCATCAGCCTCGACCCCCGCATCGATCCCCGCCTCAAGGCGGCCTTCGGTGCCATGCCTGACGCCCCCAACCCGGGTGACGTCAGCAGCCGCGAGGTCATGCTCGCCGAGCTCCAGAGCGAGGCGGCGAAGATGGCGTTCGCTGCGCAGTCCGCGATGTTCGACATGATGGACAGCGAAGACGTCGCCCCCTCGAAGGGGCTGCGCATCCGCACCGAGCAGTTCGTCTCGGCGCCCGACGGCAACACCGTCAAGGTCCTCTTCATCCGCCCGGACTCGGACGAGCCCGTGCCGTGCATCTGCTACCTGCACGGCGGGGCCATGCAGTTCTGGTCGGCGTTCGACGGGCTCTACCGCGCGTGGGGCCGGCTCATCGCCGCGCAGGGCGTCGCCGTCGCGATGATCGACTTCCGCAACGCGCTCCTCCCTTCGTCCGCGGCCGAAGTGGCCCCGTTCCCCGCCGGCCTCAACGACTGCGTCTCGGGCGTGAAGTGGGTGCACGCCCACGCGGCCGAGCTGAACGTGGACGCATCGCGCGTCATCGTCGCTGGCGAGAGTGGTGGCGGCAACCTCACGCTCGCCACGGGGCTCAAGCTGCTCCGCGACGGCGACATCGGCCTCATCAAGGGGCTCTACGCGCTCTCGCCCTACCTCGCGGGCCGCTGGCCGTCGGCCGAGACCCCCTCCTCGACGGAGAACAACGGCATCCTCCTCGAGTTGCACAACAACCGTGGGGCCATGGCCTACGGCATCGAGGCGTTCGAGCAGCGCGACCCGCTCGCCTGGCCGGCCTTCGCGAGCGAGGCCGACGTGAAGGGGCTCCCTCCGACGACCCTCTACGTCAACGAGTGCGACCCGCTCCGCGACGAAGGCGTGCGCTTCTATCGCCTGCTCGCGCGGAGCGGCGTCACGGCGCGTTGCAAGGAGAGCATTGGAACGGTGCACGGCGCGGAGCTCTTCGCGGCGGTGTGCCCGGACGTGAGCCGCGACGTGGCGCGAGACCTCGCCGCGTTCGCCCGCTGA
- a CDS encoding antibiotic biosynthesis monooxygenase has product MNALPGQGDTLTELLLSAVSDGGPASNPSCVFFLVTRSASHRDVVHVTEGWVSKEAHAENFSREVSRAFTAKVGALVSDAQYGDDVPAGGKFPR; this is encoded by the coding sequence ATGAACGCCCTTCCGGGCCAGGGCGACACGCTGACCGAGCTGCTGTTGAGCGCGGTGAGCGACGGCGGGCCCGCCTCGAACCCGAGCTGCGTCTTCTTCCTCGTGACGCGCTCGGCCTCCCATCGCGACGTCGTGCACGTCACCGAGGGCTGGGTCTCGAAGGAAGCGCACGCCGAGAACTTCAGCCGCGAGGTCTCGCGCGCCTTCACCGCGAAGGTCGGCGCGCTGGTGAGCGACGCGCAGTATGGCGACGACGTGCCGGCCGGCGGCAAGTTCCCGCGCTGA
- a CDS encoding metallophosphoesterase, giving the protein MTGLSLVFEGVRVLVPALDRGTLAGGVVLASMALSLWAALEGRHVRVRRVELTLDRLPAALDGLTLVQLSDVHLGPTVGRRFMERVVTQVNQLAPDAVVVTGDLVDAPVEQLERAVEPLSRLRTVFGTFFVTGNHEYHAGPARWCAHLETLGVRVLRNERVALERGGAVLQLAGTDDADPAGRAEGFGEDLDRALSGREVSQPLVLLAHQPKTVHEASRRGVDLQLSGHTHGGQLWPLGWLLRFNQPVLSGLRRFGATQIYVSNGTGHSGPPMRLGSPAEITQFVLRASRASVDDTASAPHIGGQPGASVETPSAPRPGVGRLRS; this is encoded by the coding sequence ATGACGGGACTGTCCCTCGTGTTCGAGGGGGTTCGCGTCCTCGTGCCGGCACTGGACCGGGGAACCCTCGCGGGGGGCGTCGTGCTCGCGAGCATGGCACTCAGCCTGTGGGCGGCGCTCGAAGGTCGGCACGTGCGCGTTCGCCGCGTCGAGCTGACGTTGGACAGACTCCCCGCCGCGCTCGATGGGCTCACCCTGGTGCAGCTCTCCGACGTGCACCTCGGCCCGACCGTGGGTCGGCGTTTCATGGAGCGAGTGGTCACCCAGGTGAACCAGCTCGCGCCCGATGCGGTGGTGGTGACGGGAGACCTCGTCGATGCACCTGTCGAGCAACTGGAGCGCGCCGTGGAGCCGCTCTCACGCCTCCGCACGGTCTTCGGCACGTTCTTCGTGACGGGCAACCACGAGTATCACGCGGGCCCTGCGCGCTGGTGTGCCCACCTCGAGACGCTCGGCGTTCGCGTGCTTCGGAACGAGCGCGTGGCGCTCGAGCGTGGAGGCGCGGTGTTGCAACTCGCGGGCACCGACGACGCGGACCCCGCTGGGCGCGCCGAGGGCTTTGGAGAGGACCTTGACCGCGCGCTGTCGGGTCGCGAGGTGAGCCAACCGCTGGTGTTGCTCGCGCACCAGCCCAAGACGGTGCACGAGGCATCGCGACGCGGTGTCGATCTTCAACTATCGGGTCACACGCACGGCGGTCAGCTCTGGCCACTCGGCTGGCTCCTCCGGTTCAACCAGCCGGTGCTCTCGGGCCTGCGTCGCTTTGGCGCCACCCAGATCTACGTCAGCAATGGCACGGGCCACTCCGGGCCACCGATGCGGCTGGGGAGTCCGGCGGAGATCACCCAGTTCGTGCTCCGCGCGTCGCGGGCTTCCGTCGACGACACCGCCAGCGCGCCCCACATCGGAGGTCAACCCGGAGCCTCCGTCGAGACACCGTCGGCACCGCGACCCGGAGTGGGCAGGCTCCGGTCTTGA
- a CDS encoding 4-alpha-glucanotransferase, which yields MPKDHREVVTEALAALGVTRWVLSIQDPSFPGLPGQDLGRGSPYSEGAARLFSFARDLGFTGVQLGPQGQTTEYNASPYDGTLFSRNVLNVALAPLTDAHGPWGRLLSPDTLARLVSERPFTSRPDVRYAFAFRAQLAALDEAWATFQREQPTELSRAFASFQQDNASWLTPDSLFDVLGAERGDPDWRHWEPSLDARLFSPRLEEADAAESRVRELETRHASALDRYAFFQFLVHAQHAHLRERAVVWGLKLYGDLQIGFSPRDAWAWQGLFLRTDLMGAPPSRTNPEGQPWNYPVMDPAHYFEADARQPGPVLRFMDARLGKMLGEYDGLRIDHPHGLVCPWVYRAGEPDALRAVQQGARLFSSPDLPDHPELARYAIVGPEQLDRTQSRHADGWVRSLTPEQLERYSILFDAVVRTAERQGRAKEDLLCEVLSTMPYELGRVLARHGLGRFRVTQKADLDNPSDVYRSENAAPDDWVMVGNHDTPSLWRWVGTWQWRGTARAQAEYLSQRLHPEPEGREDFARRLAEDPAELAQAKFADLFACRARNVMVFFADLLGMQETYNVPGTVDARNWSLRVPEDWELRYRERLRVGAALDLPRVLALALRARGPESRTRHAALLRRLDQLSRAGE from the coding sequence TTGCCCAAAGACCATCGCGAGGTTGTCACCGAGGCCCTGGCGGCGCTGGGCGTCACGCGCTGGGTGCTCAGCATCCAGGACCCCAGCTTCCCGGGCCTCCCAGGGCAGGACCTGGGCCGTGGCTCGCCGTACTCGGAGGGCGCGGCGCGCCTGTTCTCCTTCGCGCGCGACCTGGGTTTCACGGGCGTCCAGCTCGGCCCCCAAGGGCAGACCACCGAGTACAACGCGTCGCCGTACGACGGCACGCTGTTCTCTCGCAACGTGCTCAACGTCGCGCTCGCGCCACTCACCGATGCGCACGGCCCTTGGGGAAGACTGCTCTCGCCGGACACGCTGGCCCGACTCGTCTCCGAGCGTCCCTTCACCTCGCGCCCGGACGTCCGCTACGCCTTCGCGTTTCGTGCCCAGCTCGCCGCGCTCGACGAAGCGTGGGCCACCTTCCAGCGAGAACAGCCCACCGAGCTGTCGCGAGCCTTCGCTTCGTTCCAACAGGACAACGCCTCCTGGCTCACGCCGGACTCGCTCTTCGATGTGCTCGGCGCCGAGCGCGGCGACCCGGACTGGCGACACTGGGAACCGTCGCTCGACGCGCGCCTGTTCAGTCCTCGTCTCGAAGAGGCTGACGCCGCCGAGTCGCGCGTGCGCGAGCTGGAGACACGGCACGCTTCCGCCCTGGACCGCTACGCCTTCTTCCAGTTCCTGGTGCACGCGCAGCACGCGCACCTTCGCGAGCGCGCGGTAGTTTGGGGGCTGAAGCTCTACGGTGACCTCCAGATTGGCTTCTCGCCGCGGGACGCGTGGGCGTGGCAGGGGCTGTTCCTGCGCACGGACCTCATGGGCGCGCCGCCCAGTCGCACGAATCCGGAGGGACAGCCCTGGAACTATCCCGTGATGGATCCCGCGCACTACTTCGAAGCCGATGCGCGCCAACCTGGGCCCGTGCTGCGCTTCATGGACGCGCGGCTGGGAAAGATGCTGGGCGAGTACGATGGCCTGCGCATCGACCATCCTCATGGGCTTGTGTGCCCGTGGGTGTACCGCGCGGGTGAGCCCGATGCGCTGCGCGCGGTGCAGCAGGGCGCGCGCCTCTTCTCCTCGCCGGACCTGCCGGACCATCCCGAGCTGGCTCGCTATGCCATCGTCGGGCCGGAGCAACTGGATCGCACGCAATCCCGGCACGCGGATGGTTGGGTGCGCTCCCTCACGCCCGAGCAGCTGGAGCGCTACAGCATCCTCTTCGACGCGGTGGTGCGGACCGCAGAGCGCCAGGGCCGCGCGAAGGAGGACCTCTTGTGCGAGGTGCTCAGCACGATGCCCTATGAGCTGGGGCGCGTACTCGCGCGCCACGGCCTGGGCCGCTTCCGCGTGACGCAGAAGGCGGACCTCGACAACCCCTCGGATGTGTACCGCAGTGAGAACGCGGCGCCGGACGACTGGGTGATGGTGGGGAATCACGACACCCCATCCCTGTGGCGCTGGGTGGGGACATGGCAGTGGCGTGGCACCGCGCGTGCGCAGGCCGAGTACCTGTCCCAGCGCCTGCATCCCGAGCCCGAGGGACGTGAGGACTTCGCGAGGCGCCTCGCGGAGGACCCCGCGGAGCTGGCGCAGGCGAAGTTCGCGGACCTCTTCGCCTGCCGCGCGCGCAACGTGATGGTCTTCTTCGCTGACTTGCTCGGGATGCAGGAGACCTACAACGTGCCGGGAACCGTGGACGCGCGGAACTGGTCCCTGCGCGTGCCCGAGGACTGGGAGCTGCGCTATCGCGAGCGCCTGCGCGTGGGCGCGGCCCTGGACCTGCCACGTGTGCTGGCACTGGCCCTGCGCGCACGGGGCCCCGAGTCACGCACCCGTCACGCCGCGCTCCTGCGCCGACTGGACCAGTTGTCCCGCGCGGGGGAGTAG